Proteins found in one Falsirhodobacter algicola genomic segment:
- a CDS encoding RsmB/NOP family class I SAM-dependent RNA methyltransferase — MAVEGFRARNAAVQLLGAVLSEGQLLAQVMTQPNGILEALSPADRARAQRLATMTLRHLERADALLAPHVRRAPPRLVQNALRLAVVEMAVDGAAAHGAVNAAVDIVRHGRKTAHQAGFANAVLRNIVADFSALPPQKMPRWLRQPLVHAHGREAVAAMEAVQAAQPPVDLTLRRGATEVPEGLMLPTGSLRLAPGTQISALPGYAGGQWWVQDAAAALAVRLLAPQKGERIADLCAAPGGKTLQLADAGAEVTAVDISAPRLARLHENLARTGLSARVVTADVLHWTDEPFDAVLLDAPCSASGTLRRHPDLPFVKTGEELPALADLQARMLDHALGLLKPGGRLVFCTCSLLPDEGEAHLQAALARSDVTVIAPEGFDPAWITPQGGLRLRPDLWADRGGMDGFFMFSLRKAP, encoded by the coding sequence ATGGCGGTCGAGGGATTTCGGGCACGCAACGCGGCGGTGCAGCTTCTGGGGGCGGTCCTGTCCGAAGGGCAGCTTCTAGCACAGGTCATGACGCAACCCAACGGCATCCTCGAGGCGTTGAGCCCGGCGGACCGCGCCCGCGCCCAGCGTCTTGCGACGATGACGTTGCGTCATCTGGAACGGGCGGATGCGCTGCTGGCGCCGCATGTGCGCCGCGCGCCGCCGCGCCTCGTGCAGAACGCCCTGCGCCTTGCCGTCGTGGAAATGGCCGTGGACGGCGCCGCCGCGCATGGCGCCGTGAACGCCGCCGTGGACATCGTACGCCATGGCCGCAAGACGGCGCATCAGGCGGGCTTTGCCAATGCCGTCCTGCGCAACATCGTCGCCGATTTCTCGGCCCTGCCGCCGCAAAAGATGCCCCGGTGGCTGCGCCAGCCCTTGGTGCACGCCCATGGCCGCGAGGCCGTCGCCGCGATGGAGGCCGTGCAAGCCGCCCAGCCCCCCGTCGATCTGACGCTGCGCCGCGGCGCGACCGAGGTGCCCGAGGGGCTGATGCTGCCCACCGGCAGCCTGCGCCTTGCGCCCGGCACCCAGATTTCCGCCCTGCCGGGATATGCGGGCGGGCAATGGTGGGTGCAGGATGCCGCCGCCGCGCTGGCCGTGCGCCTTCTGGCGCCCCAGAAGGGGGAGCGTATCGCCGATCTGTGCGCCGCACCTGGCGGCAAGACGTTGCAACTGGCCGATGCCGGGGCCGAGGTGACGGCCGTCGACATCTCCGCCCCCCGCCTTGCGCGGCTGCATGAAAACCTTGCCCGGACCGGGCTTTCGGCGCGGGTGGTGACGGCGGATGTGCTGCACTGGACCGACGAGCCCTTCGATGCGGTGCTGCTCGATGCGCCCTGCTCGGCCAGCGGTACGCTACGCCGCCACCCCGACCTGCCCTTCGTGAAGACGGGCGAGGAGCTTCCCGCGCTGGCCGATCTTCAGGCCCGGATGCTGGATCATGCGCTCGGCCTTTTGAAACCCGGCGGGCGGCTGGTGTTCTGCACCTGCTCGCTTCTGCCCGACGAAGGCGAGGCGCATCTTCAGGCCGCCCTTGCCCGCAGCGATGTGACCGTGATTGCGCCCGAAGGGTTCGATCCGGCATGGATCACGCCGCAGGGCGGGCTGCGCCTGCGCCCCGATCTGTGGGCCGATCGGGGCGGAATGGACGGATTCTTCATGTTTTCATTGCGCAAGGCCCCCTGA
- a CDS encoding heparinase II/III family protein has protein sequence MGWDMTLADRLAIWRSRGARVATLLHPLPPLPLAGDADRAEAILTEGRPPADPAFGWLDDLATLGDERAGRFAAAALTDWAAEPPRWSPGMTGWRLLRWLAHAQFLHPRGVPAEVMASLSRQAAYLARRWRAAHGWDRIAALAGLLAAAHALDPALHPGRTPPALPPLPRDPAELTRALALLVALRALSGPPVDEAIERAASALRTLRHMDGRLTGLTGGIAVDPPGLDAALVMAGTRAAPRPEVMGLARLVRGRASLLIDMTAPFAFELTFGRTPLVIAEGGARAALHLPGRTLRAARAGAISRGPMTFTAGHDGWRRLRHTRSLALSDDGRVLQGSDRLEPRRRAAGADAVLTFPLHPALRAETGPDGSILLTPPTGMPWRFAAEGAVLHPDGLIVLRRAIGRQPVQLDWTFRAAPDTTSPTQPPGA, from the coding sequence ATGGGATGGGACATGACGCTGGCCGACAGGCTTGCCATCTGGCGCAGCCGGGGGGCACGGGTGGCGACGCTGCTGCATCCGTTGCCGCCGCTGCCGCTGGCAGGCGATGCCGACCGCGCCGAGGCGATCCTGACCGAAGGGCGCCCCCCCGCCGACCCCGCCTTCGGCTGGCTCGACGATCTGGCGACGCTCGGCGATGAGCGGGCGGGCCGCTTCGCCGCCGCCGCCCTGACCGACTGGGCCGCCGAACCGCCGCGCTGGTCTCCGGGGATGACGGGCTGGCGGTTGCTGCGCTGGCTGGCCCATGCGCAATTCCTGCACCCGCGCGGCGTTCCGGCCGAGGTGATGGCCTCCCTCTCGCGGCAGGCGGCCTATCTGGCACGGCGCTGGCGCGCGGCGCACGGATGGGACCGGATCGCGGCACTGGCGGGGCTGCTGGCGGCGGCCCATGCCCTCGATCCCGCGCTGCATCCCGGCCGGACGCCCCCGGCGCTGCCGCCCCTGCCCCGCGATCCGGCCGAGCTGACGCGGGCGCTGGCGCTGCTCGTAGCGCTGCGGGCGCTGTCCGGCCCGCCCGTGGACGAGGCGATCGAACGGGCCGCCTCTGCCCTGCGCACGCTGCGGCACATGGACGGGCGGCTGACCGGGCTGACGGGCGGGATCGCGGTCGATCCGCCGGGCCTCGATGCGGCGCTGGTGATGGCGGGCACCCGCGCCGCGCCGCGCCCCGAGGTGATGGGGCTGGCGCGGCTGGTGCGCGGGCGGGCCTCGCTGCTGATCGACATGACCGCGCCCTTCGCCTTCGAGTTGACCTTCGGCCGCACCCCCCTCGTGATCGCCGAAGGCGGGGCGCGGGCCGCGCTGCATCTGCCGGGCCGCACGTTGCGCGCCGCACGCGCCGGGGCCATCAGCCGGGGCCCGATGACCTTCACCGCCGGGCATGACGGCTGGCGCCGCCTTCGCCACACGCGCAGCCTTGCGCTGTCGGACGATGGGCGGGTGCTGCAGGGCAGCGACCGGCTGGAACCGCGCCGCCGCGCCGCTGGGGCCGACGCCGTGCTGACCTTCCCCCTTCATCCCGCCCTCCGGGCCGAAACCGGGCCGGATGGCAGCATCCTGCTGACGCCGCCCACCGGCATGCCGTGGCGCTTCGCCGCCGAGGGCGCCGTCCTTCATCCCGATGGCCTGATCGTCCTGCGCCGCGCGATTGGCCGCCAACCGGTCCAGTTGGACTGGACCTTTCGTGCCGCCCCGGATACGACCTCACCGACCCAGCCGCCAGGAGCCTGA
- the purH gene encoding bifunctional phosphoribosylaminoimidazolecarboxamide formyltransferase/IMP cyclohydrolase, which produces MTDLVYIGRALLSVSDKTGLLDLARALHDRGIELISTGGTANALRADGMPVRDVSEITGFPEMMDGRVKTLHPNVHGGLLALRDDDEHLLAMAAHGIEPIDLLVVNLYPFEATVARGGSYEDCIENIDIGGPAMIRAAAKNHRFVNVVTDVQDYPALLAELDAHDGATGLAFRQKLALTAYARTAAYDSAVSGWMAQTLGEVPRYRSFAGTLSSHLRYGENPHQAAAFYTDGSARPGVATARQWQGKELSYNNINDTDAAFELVAEFPADDTPAVAIIKHANPCGVATGATLAEAYARAYDCDRTSAFGGIVALNRPLDGPTAEKIAEIFTEVVIAPGADDAAKSVFAAKKNLRLLTTLGLPDPRAPGLAVRQVSGGFLVQDKDTAEVPELKVVTKRQPTEAEMADALIAWKVAKHVKSNAIVYVKDAATVGIGAGQMSRVDSTRIAARKAEDAAEAMGLPAPLTKGCAAASDAFFPFADGVEVLAAVGATCVIQPGGSVRDAEVIEAADRLGLAMIFTGQRHFRH; this is translated from the coding sequence ATGACAGATCTCGTGTATATCGGACGCGCCCTACTGTCCGTTTCCGACAAAACGGGGCTTCTGGACCTCGCCCGCGCCCTGCACGACCGGGGGATCGAGCTGATCTCCACCGGGGGCACGGCCAATGCGCTGCGCGCCGACGGGATGCCGGTCCGCGACGTGTCCGAGATCACGGGCTTCCCCGAGATGATGGACGGCCGCGTGAAGACGCTGCACCCCAATGTGCATGGCGGCCTTCTGGCGCTGCGCGACGACGACGAACATCTGCTGGCCATGGCCGCCCACGGGATCGAGCCGATCGACCTCTTGGTCGTGAACCTCTATCCGTTCGAGGCGACGGTGGCGCGCGGCGGCTCCTACGAGGACTGCATCGAGAATATCGACATCGGTGGCCCGGCGATGATCCGCGCCGCCGCCAAGAACCACCGCTTCGTCAACGTGGTCACGGATGTGCAGGATTATCCGGCGCTGCTGGCCGAACTCGATGCCCATGACGGCGCGACGGGCCTCGCCTTCCGCCAAAAGCTGGCGCTGACCGCCTATGCCCGCACCGCCGCCTATGACAGCGCGGTCTCGGGCTGGATGGCCCAGACGCTGGGCGAGGTGCCGCGCTATCGCAGCTTTGCCGGAACGCTTTCGTCGCATCTGCGCTATGGCGAGAACCCGCATCAGGCGGCGGCCTTCTACACCGACGGTTCGGCCCGCCCGGGCGTGGCCACCGCGCGGCAGTGGCAGGGCAAGGAACTGTCCTACAACAACATCAACGACACCGACGCCGCCTTCGAACTGGTGGCCGAGTTCCCGGCCGACGACACCCCCGCCGTCGCGATCATCAAACACGCCAACCCCTGCGGCGTGGCCACCGGTGCGACGCTGGCCGAGGCCTATGCCCGCGCCTATGATTGCGACCGCACCTCGGCCTTCGGGGGGATCGTGGCGCTGAACCGCCCGCTGGACGGCCCGACCGCCGAAAAGATCGCCGAGATCTTCACCGAGGTCGTCATCGCCCCCGGCGCGGACGATGCCGCCAAGTCCGTCTTCGCCGCCAAGAAGAACCTGCGCCTTCTGACGACGCTGGGCCTGCCGGACCCGCGCGCGCCCGGCCTTGCGGTGCGTCAGGTCTCGGGCGGGTTCCTCGTGCAGGACAAGGACACCGCCGAGGTGCCGGAACTGAAGGTCGTCACGAAGCGTCAGCCGACCGAGGCCGAAATGGCCGATGCCCTGATCGCTTGGAAGGTGGCCAAGCATGTGAAGTCGAACGCCATCGTCTACGTCAAGGACGCCGCCACCGTCGGCATCGGCGCGGGCCAGATGAGCCGGGTGGACAGCACCCGCATCGCCGCCCGCAAGGCCGAGGACGCCGCCGAGGCGATGGGCCTGCCGGCCCCGCTGACCAAGGGCTGCGCCGCCGCGTCGGACGCGTTCTTCCCCTTCGCCGACGGGGTGGAGGTGCTGGCGGCCGTCGGGGCGACCTGCGTGATCCAGCCGGGCGGTTCGGTCCGCGACGCCGAGGTCATCGAGGCCGCCGACCGTCTGGGCCTTGCCATGATCTTCACCGGCCAGCGCCATTTCCGGCACTGA
- the lspA gene encoding signal peptidase II, whose translation MRSVVVAAALTFALDQMTKLAVVHGMNLIQRGEIDVLPPLLTFRMAWNQGMNFGLFGGDGAVTRWILIAVAVGISGWVAWWMRKPGHGRLAQISAGLLIGGAMGNVVDRILYGAVADFLNSSCCGFENPYAFNVADIAIFAGAIGLVLFTGDPKPPRRRRKTA comes from the coding sequence ATGCGCAGTGTCGTCGTCGCCGCCGCGCTGACCTTCGCCCTCGACCAGATGACGAAGCTGGCGGTCGTGCATGGCATGAACCTGATCCAGCGGGGGGAGATCGACGTGCTGCCCCCGCTGCTGACCTTCCGCATGGCGTGGAACCAAGGGATGAACTTCGGCCTCTTCGGGGGGGACGGGGCGGTGACGCGCTGGATCCTGATCGCGGTGGCGGTCGGCATTTCGGGCTGGGTGGCGTGGTGGATGCGCAAGCCCGGCCATGGGCGGCTGGCGCAGATCTCGGCCGGGCTGCTGATCGGCGGGGCGATGGGCAACGTCGTGGACCGCATCCTCTACGGGGCGGTCGCGGACTTCCTGAACTCCTCCTGCTGCGGGTTCGAGAACCCCTATGCGTTCAACGTGGCCGACATCGCGATCTTCGCCGGGGCCATCGGGCTCGTGCTGTTCACGGGCGATCCCAAGCCCCCCCGGCGCCGCCGAAAGACCGCGTGA
- a CDS encoding DUF3035 domain-containing protein encodes MRAALALAGAVILTVSACGGGDPDLVRLRTTGDGPDPFSVVPQGPLEMPPSLDTLPVPTPGGVNRTEPDPRAQAITALGGTPGAGAAGDNALLTATARYGRQADIRSALDTEDEDFRQENRGRLLNRIVNGSTYYDVYSDEILDPADEAARWREQGLRTPSAPPSE; translated from the coding sequence ATGCGGGCAGCACTGGCACTGGCGGGAGCCGTGATCCTGACGGTCTCGGCCTGCGGGGGCGGTGATCCCGACCTCGTCCGATTGCGCACGACGGGCGATGGGCCGGACCCGTTCTCGGTCGTGCCGCAAGGTCCGCTGGAAATGCCGCCCTCGCTCGACACGCTGCCCGTGCCGACGCCCGGCGGCGTGAACCGCACCGAACCCGACCCGAGGGCGCAGGCGATCACCGCGCTTGGCGGAACTCCGGGCGCAGGCGCGGCGGGCGACAATGCGCTTCTGACCGCGACCGCCCGGTATGGCCGGCAGGCGGATATCCGCTCCGCCCTCGACACCGAGGATGAGGACTTCCGCCAAGAAAACCGCGGCCGTCTGCTGAACCGCATCGTGAACGGGTCCACCTATTACGATGTCTATTCCGACGAGATCCTCGATCCGGCGGATGAGGCCGCGCGCTGGCGCGAACAGGGGCTGCGCACGCCGTCCGCCCCGCCCTCCGAATGA
- a CDS encoding M16 family metallopeptidase — MPHRLPAVLAPCLALCLAAPALAQEVSDYTLENGLQIVVIEDHRAPVVTSMVWYCTGSADEKPGESGVAHFLEHLMFQGTAKMAPGEFSATVSALGGTDNAFTSYDYTAFYQRVASEYLDDMLKMEADRMVNLTLTQPIVDNERQVILQERSQRTDSNPSALFREQMSAAQYLNSPYRRPVIGWRAEMEQLSREDALDHYHTFYAPNNAVLVVAGDVDPDGVAHMAETHFGALAPSTTLPPRLRPQEPPQIAPRRLVLADPRVAQPYVARSYLAPERDPGDQTEAAALTVLAALLGGDPTTSVLAQKLQFGDAPKAIYTMASYSGVAVDDTTFDLGVVPAPGVSLQEAEDALDDALAAFLKDGVDADQLARIKTQIRADDIYSRDDAAGEAREYGAALAVGLGVKDVQDWPQILQDVTAEDVLAAAGEVLDMRYSVTGWLEQKEKTQ; from the coding sequence ATGCCCCATCGCCTGCCAGCCGTGCTGGCCCCGTGCCTCGCCCTGTGCTTGGCCGCCCCGGCCCTCGCGCAGGAGGTCTCGGACTATACACTCGAGAACGGCCTTCAGATCGTCGTGATCGAGGATCACCGCGCCCCCGTCGTCACCAGCATGGTCTGGTATTGCACCGGATCGGCCGACGAGAAGCCCGGCGAATCCGGCGTCGCGCATTTTCTGGAACATCTGATGTTCCAAGGCACGGCCAAGATGGCACCGGGGGAGTTCTCTGCCACGGTCTCCGCGCTCGGCGGGACGGACAACGCCTTCACTTCGTATGATTACACCGCCTTCTATCAGCGCGTCGCGTCGGAATATCTCGACGACATGCTGAAGATGGAGGCGGACCGGATGGTGAACCTCACCCTCACGCAGCCGATCGTGGACAACGAACGGCAGGTGATCCTGCAGGAGCGCAGCCAGCGCACCGACAGCAACCCCTCCGCCCTGTTCCGCGAGCAGATGAGCGCGGCCCAATACCTCAACAGCCCCTACCGCCGCCCCGTGATCGGCTGGCGCGCCGAGATGGAGCAGTTGAGCCGCGAGGACGCGCTCGATCACTACCACACCTTCTATGCCCCCAATAACGCGGTGCTGGTCGTGGCCGGCGACGTGGACCCGGACGGCGTGGCCCATATGGCCGAGACGCATTTCGGCGCGCTCGCCCCGTCCACCACTCTGCCGCCGCGCCTGCGCCCGCAAGAGCCGCCGCAGATCGCGCCCCGCCGTCTGGTGCTGGCCGATCCGCGCGTGGCCCAGCCCTATGTGGCGCGCAGCTACCTCGCGCCCGAACGCGATCCGGGCGATCAGACCGAGGCGGCGGCCCTGACGGTTCTGGCCGCGCTGCTGGGCGGCGATCCGACGACCTCGGTCCTTGCGCAGAAGCTTCAGTTCGGCGATGCGCCGAAGGCGATCTACACCATGGCCTCCTATAGCGGGGTGGCGGTGGACGACACGACCTTCGATCTGGGCGTGGTGCCGGCGCCGGGCGTCTCGTTGCAAGAGGCCGAGGATGCGCTGGACGATGCGCTCGCCGCCTTCCTCAAGGATGGCGTCGATGCCGATCAACTGGCCCGGATCAAGACGCAGATCCGCGCCGACGACATCTATTCACGCGACGACGCGGCGGGCGAGGCGCGCGAATACGGCGCCGCGCTGGCCGTCGGGCTGGGCGTGAAAGACGTGCAGGACTGGCCGCAGATCCTTCAGGACGTGACCGCCGAGGATGTGCTGGCCGCCGCCGGGGAGGTGCTGGACATGCGTTATTCCGTCACCGGCTGGCTGGAGCAGAAGGAGAAGACCCAATGA